One Zingiber officinale cultivar Zhangliang chromosome 10B, Zo_v1.1, whole genome shotgun sequence genomic window, AGCCTTTTCTTCTTCTACATGCATTCCTCATCTTACATGCACTTGTgattcaattaaaatttaaacaagAAGAATCTAAGAGTTTAGCTTGTTGATCAAGGCACATGGCCGATTGGGGTCCGGTGATCGTCGCTGTGATTCTGTTCATCCTGCTGTCGCCGGGGCTGCTGTTTCAGCTGCCGTCGAGGACGAGGGTCGTGGAGTTTGGGAACATGTGCACCAGCGGCATCTCCATTCTGGTGCATGCAGTCATCCTCTTTGTCCTCATGACGATCCTTGTTATTGCTATCGGAATCCATGTTCAGACTGCTTAAGTGTAACCAATTGCGATTACAAAGTGTGCTTTGTTGTTTCCCTTGCTCTCTTGGTTATTCTGTCAATCGTACACGCAACTCAACAAATATTTTTTGGATGTAAACTTTGGCTTTTGTTCAATATTTGGCGGATGCGtcatgaatgaatgaatgaatagTTCAGCTCTGTCTCACACCCACCCACCCACTCTTCTTTGCCTCTTCTGCTCTGTGGAACAAGTCTCCTTTCTCTTGGTTCTCTTGCAAATGAACTCAGAGATGTATTGAGCTAGAGAAATGTTGCATAGACGAGCTTGTGTGATAGATTGGTGGATGAAGATAATGGCAACagtgaaattattttttttcttcctcttttctatCCTTTGATGGCCATCAAGGGTATATATATGGTTAAGGGATTTGCACCTGTCTCTTCATTTTCATTCTATATATTGCTTCCTGTCTTTCTACTCCTCTTTCCCTTACCTTTCTTGAGTTTGGAGGTGTTTCTAATGGCAGGAAAAATTACATTTTGCACAACTCTTGTGCCTACAGCTTATTTTTGGCAGCCATCCTTGATTAATTGAACTCATTCACAGGCCGCCATCTTTGTATATAGATATAGAATTGAACAATCAAACAATCAAAAATATAGAACAATCAAATTAAAAAGATGGGACAATCTTTGTTCAAATCAACACACACACAATTGCCACTCAATCCTAGACATCAAATCCATAGAACAAGCCACTGCTGAGGCATAGTTGAGAAGATGGAATATGTCATTGTAGCACATGGAAGCTTGCTTTAGATGTTGGAATCAGTTAGAACATCCAATCCACCCTCTCAAGCATTAATATAACTGCTATAAACATATCTGACTGTCACAAAGTCAATTCATAACCTCGACATGAAAAAAATATCATATGATTGGAGAATggtcagaatttttttttgataaacaaTAATAAATGAATTATATTCAATAGGAATCTAATAAATATGTAAGTATTGGAAACAACAGCATATCCTGTTTGATTCAAAGTTTCAATGAAGATACAACTTTCAGCCAAACTGAACCACTCCATCAAAACGAAACAggttccttagacaaaacctgcAGAGAAGAAAAAGACTAAAAAACTGTTGGGGAAATTGTCTTAAAATTCTAAATCACAACTTAAACTTTACATGTAgttcatatataaaaaaaattttatttccactcCCTAACCAAATATAATGGACACCAATTTATCtaattgtcttttattttttaggtacaaaaagtctaaaataaagtataatttatcctaaattcagcacattaaactagaatctaatatattttctatgaattgagcacgattctttttccacaaatcgattgggagctcatACCAATTGATAGACTTAGGTTGAATTGATTGGGTCAATTGATTAATCCTAAACCAACCGATTGGTTGATTAGGCAGAAAAAGAGTCATGCTCAATTGaatgaaaatatactagattcttaatgctcaattggatgaaaaatatactacattctctttaaattatgttaaatttaagaggaattatattaagcggGAAAAAAAAAGTCATGctcaaattaatagaaaatatactcaatttaaatttaaatgtgctaaatttaaaaggaattataCCTCATTTTGaacttttatacctaaaaaagGAAAGACAATTATGAGACAATATTTACATACaggaagttgaaataaataaaatttaacacgTATGAAgtgaaaataaagttttttttaaatgggGACTACACAAAGTTtaaattatgattggaaattttgaGATAATTtaccaaaaatttatttattttttatttttttctctatatTACTTTCAGATAACTTGGGTGAACTCACTTTTACATGAAGTGAAGCTCAAATctgaactttaaaaaaaaaaactttttcaaatctATTTctgattatatatttttttatttttaacagcaaatattaaagatttttttttctcactTCCCTTTTGCCAAAAGGAAATAACATTTCTCACTATTTTTCTTGTGAGTTTTTTTCCCCACCTCTAGACTCTTTTTCAAATAGctgttttcttttttgtttttgtaAGAAACAGCTTGGTACTGAGTTACCTCATCTGGAAGCTACTCGAACTTCCTCTTGGCTAATGGGGATGCAGTAGATCTGGCTTCTCAT contains:
- the LOC122029834 gene encoding uncharacterized protein LOC122029834, which produces MADWGPVIVAVILFILLSPGLLFQLPSRTRVVEFGNMCTSGISILVHAVILFVLMTILVIAIGIHVQTA